The Clostridium felsineum DSM 794 region TAATTGATAAATAACTTTTATTAATCAATTTATTCAACTTCATCAATCCCTTCAAAAACATTATTTTCATCAAAATTATAACTTAAGTTAAAATAATACATGTGTTGAACTTTGATTATACATGTATTATAATAATTTTGAATGCTATAAACAATAATCAATTTTTAAAGTTATGTTTAAAATTATATAAATTAAAGTATTTTTGTTCGATTTTAATATATATTTAAGGAGATTTTATGAATAAAAAAGCAGAATATAAAAGTGCAATACGTTCAAGAAAGCTAATACGCGCAGCTTTCGCTGATTTAATAAAGGAAAAGGATTTAGGGAAAATAACCGTTACTGATATAGTTAAACGTGCAGACATTAATCGTGGAACCTTTTATGCACATTATCAAGATGTACAGGCAGTTTCTGACCAAATCGGAAATGAAATAATTGAAAAAATGTTAGAATTTTTAGGTGAATTTAATTCTAAATGTTTTTTTCAAAATCCCAAGCCTATTCTTTTGAAAGTGTCAAAATGGCTTGAAGATGACTTTGAATTTTATAAAACTCTAATAAATGCCAATGGGGCTGAACAATTCCTTGAAGAGCTAAAAACCATATTTGTTAATTACATGGAATTCGATAGTGCTGTTCCCGATAGCATAAAAAAAACACCTACCTTTCGTATACGTGTAAATTTCTTTGCAGGTGGAATTCTTAATATATTTCAAGTGTGGTTTAACGGTGATCTTGAGTATTCCTTTGATGAACTCTCACAAGAAGTGAGTGACATTATCTCTTGTGCTTCTGAACC contains the following coding sequences:
- a CDS encoding TetR/AcrR family transcriptional regulator, translating into MNKKAEYKSAIRSRKLIRAAFADLIKEKDLGKITVTDIVKRADINRGTFYAHYQDVQAVSDQIGNEIIEKMLEFLGEFNSKCFFQNPKPILLKVSKWLEDDFEFYKTLINANGAEQFLEELKTIFVNYMEFDSAVPDSIKKTPTFRIRVNFFAGGILNIFQVWFNGDLEYSFDELSQEVSDIISCASEPFF